One genomic segment of Camelus ferus isolate YT-003-E chromosome 19, BCGSAC_Cfer_1.0, whole genome shotgun sequence includes these proteins:
- the DEFB127 gene encoding beta-defensin 127 produces MRLLLIIAILLFQKFTVTDQLKKCWGQYIQGYCRKICKTTEIREVLCENGRYCCLDIMKLEERKKVMKPTRPKPMTYAVTLPQDYYGDEHNYANPKKKST; encoded by the exons ATGAGGCTTCTCCTGATCATTGCAATTCTGCTGTTCCAGAAGTTCACAG TAACTGACCAACTTAAGAAATGCTGGGGTCAATATATACAAGGATACTGCaggaaaatatgcaaaacaacagaaatacgTGAAGTGCTATGTGAAAATGGGAGATATTGTTGCCTCGATATCATGAAACTAGAAGAACGTAAAAAAGTTATGAAACCAACTCGTCCAAAGCCAATGACATATGCAGTCACTTTACCTCAAGATTATTATGGAGATGAACACAATTATGCAAACCCCAAGAAAAAGTCTACATAA